The following are from one region of the Mesorhizobium sp. B4-1-4 genome:
- a CDS encoding LysR family transcriptional regulator, translating to MLYLTLRQFEYVSAVGRFGSLSGAAAQLNVSQPSLSVAITQVERRLGRKLFIRRRGAPVELTDFGRDYLAKVEDILSQARQLDDPARTRHATVGRLTLGLFEDLAPLHIGRLLDAVRSKLPGAEIRYRIADFETLARDMLQSRIDIAVTFDLGLDASFLRRPLTSVQPHALMRIDDPLADLREVSLKDLSQRALILFEEGLSVRHVLGLFRRIGAEPIVHHRVRALEVMRSLAAHGEGIGIAYSGPLGGSAYDGEPLASVPITEDFAWEPIILARSLDGAKSAIVHPASQAIVDAFDHA from the coding sequence ATGCTATATCTTACCCTTCGCCAGTTCGAATATGTCTCGGCCGTGGGCCGTTTCGGCAGCCTCTCCGGTGCGGCCGCGCAGCTCAACGTTTCGCAACCCTCACTTTCGGTCGCCATCACCCAGGTCGAGCGGCGTCTTGGGCGCAAGCTTTTTATCCGACGCAGGGGGGCCCCGGTCGAGTTGACCGATTTTGGTCGGGATTATCTCGCCAAGGTCGAGGACATCCTCTCGCAAGCCCGCCAGTTGGACGATCCTGCCCGCACCCGGCATGCGACTGTCGGCCGCCTGACCTTGGGCCTATTCGAGGATCTGGCGCCGCTTCACATCGGCCGCCTGCTCGATGCCGTGCGCAGCAAGCTTCCAGGAGCGGAGATTCGCTATCGTATCGCCGATTTCGAGACGCTCGCCCGCGACATGCTGCAGTCGCGCATCGACATCGCCGTGACGTTCGACCTCGGTCTCGACGCAAGTTTCCTGCGCCGACCGCTCACATCCGTCCAACCCCACGCCCTCATGCGGATCGATGATCCCTTGGCTGACTTGCGGGAAGTCAGTCTCAAGGACCTCAGCCAACGCGCTTTGATCCTCTTCGAAGAAGGGCTGTCGGTTCGGCACGTCCTGGGCCTCTTCAGACGGATCGGTGCGGAGCCGATCGTCCATCACAGAGTGCGGGCGCTAGAGGTCATGCGCAGCCTGGCCGCTCATGGCGAAGGCATTGGCATCGCCTATTCGGGACCCCTGGGCGGATCCGCTTATGACGGAGAGCCGCTTGCCAGCGTTCCGATTACCGAGGATTTCGCCTGGGAGCCAATCATTCTCGCTCGCTCGCTCGACGGGGCGAAGAGCGCGATCGTGCATCCGGCTTCGCAAGCCATCGTTGACGCGTTTGACCATGCATGA
- a CDS encoding FAD-binding oxidoreductase, with the protein MRDRFADRFQTGTAICAQHGSTATWIENQPPDGVVFAESTEEVADIVTLCGGAGVPIIPFGAGSSLEGQVNAPSGGISVDLTRMDRILSVNAEDMDCVVQPGVTRSRLNDYLRDTGLFFPLDPGADATLGGMAATRASGTTAVLYGTMKDAVLSLQAVMPNGRVIRTGHRARKSAAGYDLTRLLVGSEGTLGIITELTIRLRGIPEAVSAARCSFPTVEDASNAVIGGLQFGLPFARIELLDAATVKAVNAYSQLSLPEMPLLLAEFHGTPDTVAELSVRFGEVAREFGATALDWTTDPQERTRLWKARHDLFWAVLGLRPGAKGISTDVCVPISRLAECIGAATERAQSLGLLAPIAGHVGDGNFHNLILIDPQNPAERAAAKSYIGWLNELALSMEGTCTGEHGVGQGKRSYMEREMGPALDVMAAIKAAIDPKNIMNPGKILPERSEKTS; encoded by the coding sequence ATGCGCGACCGGTTTGCGGATCGTTTCCAGACCGGTACGGCCATCTGTGCTCAACACGGTTCCACGGCCACCTGGATCGAGAACCAGCCCCCGGATGGCGTGGTCTTTGCCGAGAGCACCGAGGAGGTGGCGGATATCGTCACGCTTTGTGGCGGCGCCGGCGTGCCCATCATTCCCTTCGGTGCGGGCAGTTCGCTCGAAGGTCAGGTCAATGCACCAAGCGGCGGTATTTCCGTCGACCTGACGCGGATGGACCGCATTCTTTCGGTCAATGCCGAAGACATGGACTGCGTCGTCCAGCCAGGCGTGACACGCAGCCGCCTCAACGACTATCTGCGCGATACTGGCCTTTTCTTCCCACTAGACCCTGGTGCCGATGCAACGTTAGGCGGCATGGCCGCCACCCGTGCTTCGGGTACGACAGCCGTGCTCTATGGGACGATGAAGGACGCGGTCCTGTCGCTTCAGGCCGTGATGCCGAACGGCCGGGTGATCCGCACCGGCCACAGGGCGCGCAAGAGTGCGGCAGGCTACGATCTGACGAGGCTGCTGGTCGGTTCCGAAGGCACGCTCGGCATCATCACGGAGCTGACGATTCGGTTACGCGGCATTCCGGAGGCGGTGTCGGCGGCTCGCTGCTCCTTCCCAACCGTCGAAGATGCGAGCAACGCCGTCATCGGCGGACTCCAATTCGGCCTCCCCTTTGCACGGATCGAACTGTTGGACGCAGCCACGGTCAAAGCGGTCAACGCCTACTCGCAGTTGAGCCTTCCGGAGATGCCATTGTTGCTGGCCGAGTTCCACGGCACACCTGACACTGTCGCCGAATTATCGGTGCGTTTTGGCGAGGTCGCGCGTGAGTTCGGCGCCACCGCTCTGGACTGGACGACCGATCCGCAAGAACGGACGCGGCTGTGGAAGGCGCGCCATGACCTGTTCTGGGCGGTCCTGGGTCTACGGCCCGGCGCCAAAGGTATCAGCACCGATGTATGCGTGCCGATCTCGCGATTGGCCGAATGCATCGGCGCGGCGACGGAGAGGGCGCAATCGCTGGGGTTGCTTGCCCCGATTGCCGGCCATGTCGGTGACGGCAATTTCCACAATTTGATCCTCATCGATCCGCAGAACCCGGCAGAGAGGGCCGCCGCCAAATCCTATATCGGCTGGTTGAACGAGCTCGCTCTTTCCATGGAAGGAACCTGTACGGGCGAGCACGGCGTGGGGCAGGGCAAACGCTCCTACATGGAGCGCGAGATGGGCCCGGCGCTGGACGTGATGGCGGCCATCAAGGCTGCGATCGATCCGAAGAACATCATGAACCCGGGAAAGATCTTGCCCGAACGATCTGAGAAGACAAGCTGA
- the hisC gene encoding histidinol-phosphate transaminase: MDVVMWEPIFAVGDQGSDAPRPSGRLAGLPSYGRGRAGQGVVFAHRLGSNEAPDPPSAAIQAAVARAMAGAHRYPDLRGEMLVEALASRHGLPSDMIAVSAGSVTMLDQLVRAFCDPGDRVITAWRSYEAYPIIVGGAGARLLEVPLDSDHRLDMAAILHACRSQARVVIICNPNNPTGTMLGPAELEALLDAIPAQTLVILDEAYADYADEAGMIASSPARRLSRHRNLVVLRTFSKAWGLAGMRVGYCLADRSIVAAANTVAPPFPLPMTAQAAALAALAEGDVVTARITASVEQRRRMSEGLAALGFQVALSKANFVWLAVGEEAGALTLHLHAAGIAVRCFHGEGVRVTTGTAADTQALLTAAAAWMSR, translated from the coding sequence ATGGATGTCGTTATGTGGGAGCCAATCTTTGCCGTCGGCGATCAGGGATCTGATGCCCCCAGGCCTAGCGGCCGGCTGGCGGGATTGCCGAGCTACGGTCGGGGGCGGGCGGGGCAGGGCGTCGTTTTTGCGCACAGGCTCGGCTCCAATGAGGCGCCGGACCCACCCAGCGCCGCCATTCAGGCCGCCGTGGCAAGGGCAATGGCGGGTGCACACCGCTATCCGGACCTGCGTGGCGAAATGCTGGTGGAAGCGTTGGCAAGCCGGCATGGCTTGCCCTCCGACATGATTGCGGTATCCGCGGGCTCGGTCACCATGCTGGACCAACTCGTCCGAGCATTTTGCGACCCTGGCGACAGGGTCATCACCGCCTGGCGCTCCTACGAGGCTTATCCGATCATTGTCGGCGGCGCGGGGGCGCGCCTCCTCGAAGTGCCGCTGGACAGCGACCATCGGTTAGACATGGCAGCGATCCTCCACGCCTGCAGGTCCCAGGCGCGAGTGGTGATCATCTGCAATCCCAACAATCCGACCGGCACCATGCTTGGGCCGGCTGAATTGGAGGCTTTGCTGGACGCCATACCCGCGCAAACGCTCGTTATCCTCGATGAGGCTTATGCCGACTATGCCGACGAGGCGGGCATGATTGCATCCTCTCCCGCGCGACGTCTTTCCCGACATCGAAACCTGGTCGTGCTGCGCACCTTTTCCAAGGCTTGGGGGCTTGCCGGCATGCGGGTCGGCTACTGCCTCGCGGATCGCAGTATCGTTGCCGCGGCGAACACGGTTGCGCCGCCCTTTCCGTTGCCGATGACCGCGCAGGCGGCGGCACTTGCCGCGCTTGCCGAGGGGGACGTGGTCACGGCGCGAATAACGGCCAGCGTTGAGCAGAGACGGCGCATGTCTGAAGGGCTCGCAGCTCTTGGGTTCCAGGTTGCGCTCTCGAAAGCCAATTTTGTATGGCTGGCGGTCGGCGAGGAGGCGGGGGCGCTGACCCTTCACTTGCATGCGGCCGGCATAGCGGTGCGCTGTTTTCATGGCGAGGGGGTGCGTGTCACAACGGGCACGGCCGCAGATACCCAGGCCCTGCTCACAGCGGCGGCGGCGTGGATGTCGAGATGA
- the hutC gene encoding histidine utilization repressor, translating into MSKTTTRTEKELTHGNGEIGVSLGQRVRNHVLEKVNSGEWQEGYRIPSESRLSEQLGASRMTIHIAMRDLSAEGILVRRQGAGTFVAARQGQSTLMELRNIQSEIEARGNRHTTDVIKMEEVDSDLNIATELNVVPGTTVFHSLLVHRENGRPLQIEDRYVNPQFSPDYLEQDFTKITPYVHLMAVAPLEEVEHIIQAVLVDEFNCELLEMKQGEPLLLLRRRTWSRGMIASSARFLHPGSRFSLAARMSFGR; encoded by the coding sequence ATGAGCAAGACGACGACTAGGACCGAGAAGGAATTGACCCACGGCAATGGCGAGATCGGAGTTTCGCTGGGGCAGCGGGTGCGCAACCATGTTTTGGAGAAGGTTAATTCGGGGGAATGGCAGGAAGGCTATCGAATCCCGTCTGAATCGCGTCTTTCAGAGCAGTTGGGCGCCTCCCGCATGACAATCCATATTGCCATGCGGGATCTCTCCGCCGAAGGCATTCTTGTGCGCCGACAGGGTGCCGGCACTTTCGTCGCCGCCCGCCAGGGTCAATCCACGCTCATGGAATTGCGCAACATTCAGTCCGAGATCGAAGCGCGCGGCAATCGCCATACGACTGATGTCATCAAGATGGAGGAGGTCGATAGCGACCTTAATATCGCGACGGAACTGAATGTGGTGCCAGGCACCACGGTATTCCATTCGCTGTTGGTTCATAGAGAGAATGGAAGGCCGCTGCAGATTGAAGACAGATACGTAAACCCGCAGTTTTCTCCTGACTATCTGGAGCAAGACTTCACAAAAATAACGCCCTATGTCCATCTGATGGCCGTTGCTCCCCTGGAGGAGGTCGAGCATATCATCCAGGCCGTCCTGGTTGACGAGTTCAACTGTGAGTTGCTCGAAATGAAGCAGGGAGAGCCCCTGCTTCTGCTGCGCCGCCGCACATGGTCGCGCGGTATGATTGCATCCAGCGCACGCTTCCTGCATCCGGGCTCTCGCTTCAGTCTTGCCGCGCGCATGTCCTTTGGTCGCTAG
- a CDS encoding ABC transporter substrate-binding protein produces MLPAKLKDAGMIRVASNVEYPPFEYYDTDNTTIIGLDKDLAEAIGQKLGVKLEFENMSFDAIIPALAAKRYDMAMSAMTDTDERRNKVDFVDYFTSGGGFLVKKGNPKNVHSLADICGVTAAIDKGTTEIEDAKKASEDCVKAGKAEVNAKVLPGTSKIVLALQSGRADVAMIDTSAGAYISQQHKGAFEVPGTSYAPRPYGLVLPKDSDELTKVLQATVQALIDEGTYGKILAKWGQEVGAIKQATINDGK; encoded by the coding sequence ATGCTCCCGGCCAAGCTGAAAGACGCCGGAATGATCAGGGTCGCCAGCAACGTCGAATATCCACCATTCGAATATTACGACACGGACAACACCACCATCATCGGTCTCGACAAGGATCTGGCGGAAGCAATCGGCCAGAAGCTCGGGGTCAAGCTGGAATTCGAGAATATGAGCTTCGACGCCATTATTCCCGCGCTTGCGGCTAAGCGCTACGACATGGCGATGTCGGCGATGACCGACACCGACGAACGTCGCAACAAGGTCGATTTCGTCGACTATTTCACCTCCGGCGGAGGCTTCCTGGTCAAGAAGGGCAATCCCAAGAACGTCCACAGCCTCGCCGATATCTGCGGCGTCACCGCCGCCATCGACAAGGGCACCACGGAAATCGAGGATGCCAAGAAGGCTTCCGAGGATTGCGTGAAGGCCGGCAAGGCGGAAGTCAACGCCAAGGTCCTGCCCGGCACCAGCAAGATCGTCCTGGCGTTGCAGTCGGGCCGGGCCGATGTTGCCATGATAGACACCTCCGCGGGCGCCTATATTTCGCAACAGCACAAGGGCGCCTTCGAGGTGCCAGGCACTTCCTATGCGCCGCGACCCTACGGGCTGGTGCTGCCGAAGGACTCCGACGAGCTGACCAAGGTATTGCAGGCCACCGTGCAGGCGCTGATCGATGAAGGCACCTACGGCAAGATCCTGGCGAAATGGGGCCAGGAGGTCGGCGCCATCAAGCAGGCCACGATAAACGACGGCAAGTAA
- a CDS encoding amino acid ABC transporter permease: protein MSIKETGSTEMSGDPTIDLVIRPARHPWRWVAVAFVALLAAMTVHTFFTNPRFEWSVVGQYFTSDTILLGVRRTLELTAIAMVMGVVLGVMLAVMRLSPNPVLSGSSWLFVWFFRGSPLLVQLLLWYNLSALFPNISLGIPFFGPDFVQLDANALITPYIAAILGLGLNEAAYSAEIIRAGIISIDHGQTEAAQSIGMSRWRLLRRVVLPQAMRVIIPPLGNDTINMLKMSALVSIIAVPELLFAAQTIYTRTFETIPLLMVAVIWYLIIVSVLSVIQYYIERHYARGSSRNLPATPWQSIGSFLGLLRARPLAASEKRRPS from the coding sequence ATGTCCATCAAGGAGACCGGTTCTACGGAAATGAGCGGCGATCCCACGATCGACCTGGTAATCAGGCCGGCCCGGCACCCATGGCGCTGGGTGGCCGTCGCCTTCGTAGCGCTGCTTGCGGCCATGACGGTGCACACGTTCTTCACCAATCCCCGCTTCGAATGGTCCGTGGTGGGGCAATACTTTACCTCCGACACGATCCTGCTGGGAGTGCGGCGCACGCTCGAGCTCACGGCCATCGCCATGGTGATGGGCGTCGTGCTCGGCGTGATGCTCGCCGTCATGCGGCTATCCCCCAACCCGGTCCTGTCGGGCTCCTCATGGCTGTTCGTGTGGTTCTTCCGTGGCTCGCCGCTGCTGGTGCAACTACTGTTGTGGTACAACCTCTCGGCGCTGTTTCCGAACATTTCGCTCGGCATTCCTTTCTTCGGTCCGGACTTCGTCCAGCTTGATGCCAACGCGCTCATCACCCCCTATATCGCGGCCATCCTTGGCCTCGGCTTGAACGAGGCCGCCTACAGCGCCGAGATCATCCGGGCGGGCATCATCTCCATCGACCATGGCCAGACTGAAGCGGCCCAGTCGATCGGCATGTCGCGTTGGCGGCTCTTGCGGCGTGTTGTGCTGCCGCAGGCGATGCGCGTCATCATCCCGCCGCTCGGCAACGACACCATCAACATGCTCAAGATGTCGGCGCTGGTCAGCATCATCGCCGTGCCGGAACTGCTCTTCGCGGCGCAGACAATCTATACGCGCACGTTCGAGACGATCCCCCTGCTGATGGTCGCGGTGATCTGGTACCTGATCATCGTCTCGGTGCTCAGCGTCATCCAATATTACATAGAGCGTCACTACGCCCGCGGCAGCAGCCGCAACCTCCCTGCCACGCCCTGGCAAAGCATCGGCTCCTTTCTCGGGCTATTACGCGCCCGTCCACTCGCGGCCAGCGAGAAAAGGAGGCCGTCATGA
- a CDS encoding amino acid ABC transporter ATP-binding protein: MTFQTRPQSKLMVQATGVRKSFGSLEVLKGINLSVSNGQVTCLLGQSGSGKSTFLRCINHLERIDHGRIRVDGELIGYREHNGYLQEMHEHEIVRQRIHIGMVFQHFNLFPHMTVLQNIMEGPVGVKRQAREEVKEHAHAILKRVGLVEKVNAYPRQLSGGQQQRVAIARALAMQPKLILFDEPTSALDPELVSDVLDVMRDLAESGMTMIVVTHEIGFAREVADRIVFMAGGEIIEEGKPADVLGNPSHPQTQSFLAKVLA; encoded by the coding sequence ATGACCTTTCAGACAAGGCCACAGAGCAAGCTGATGGTGCAGGCGACAGGGGTAAGAAAATCCTTCGGCTCTCTAGAGGTTCTCAAGGGGATAAACCTGTCCGTTTCGAACGGTCAAGTGACATGTCTGCTCGGTCAGTCCGGTTCGGGTAAAAGCACCTTTCTGCGTTGCATCAACCACCTCGAGCGTATCGACCATGGCCGCATCCGAGTGGACGGCGAACTGATCGGCTATAGGGAGCACAATGGCTACCTGCAGGAAATGCACGAGCATGAGATAGTGCGCCAACGCATCCACATCGGCATGGTGTTTCAGCACTTCAACCTGTTCCCGCACATGACCGTTCTCCAAAACATCATGGAGGGACCAGTCGGAGTGAAGCGGCAAGCACGCGAGGAAGTGAAAGAACATGCGCATGCCATCCTGAAGCGGGTCGGTCTCGTTGAAAAGGTCAACGCTTATCCCCGCCAGCTTTCGGGCGGCCAGCAGCAACGCGTGGCGATCGCGCGCGCCCTCGCCATGCAGCCCAAACTCATCCTCTTCGACGAGCCGACCAGCGCACTAGACCCGGAACTGGTATCGGACGTGCTCGATGTGATGCGCGATCTGGCGGAGAGCGGCATGACGATGATCGTGGTGACCCACGAGATCGGCTTTGCTCGCGAGGTGGCTGATCGCATCGTCTTCATGGCGGGCGGCGAGATCATCGAGGAAGGAAAGCCAGCGGACGTGCTCGGCAACCCTTCTCATCCTCAGACGCAATCCTTTCTCGCCAAGGTGCTTGCTTAG
- a CDS encoding inorganic triphosphatase, with protein MTHYAKRRCAEDTMQETELKLELSRSGAGSLLKKNPFGASPTILQQRSIYFDTPGRDLSKRGLSLRIRKSGNERIQTVKASNDAAAGSFAREEWERPVADDIPVLDDPQIRGLLAEAGPRLAPLFEVHVKRHRWNVTDSGATVEVALDLGKVVAADREAPVCEIELEKKVGSPKALFALARKVDLITPAHLGVLSKAERGYRLLDSAPGAVKSAATPLSSEMSAATAFARIAAACLRQFRLNETALGWSHDAEALHQARVSLRRLRSLFSICKSLFDDSRFDHLREEFKWLTSELGDARNIDVMIDRASSEALSSRLQDARDDAYVAVEASLSSVRARSLMIDAIEWISIRDWRTQSDEQSLSDFASSVFDKFWKKVAKGGNNLIDADDETRHKVRIAAKKLRYAAEFFEPLYNSKAEVKRHRRFIEAMKSLQDQLGSLNDIATAPDLLAALELSDVAGAKDLFSAEEKSKLLKDAAEAHDTFVNTRRFWR; from the coding sequence ATGACGCACTATGCGAAGCGACGCTGCGCCGAGGACACTATGCAGGAAACGGAACTGAAGCTCGAGCTTTCGCGGTCGGGAGCGGGATCGCTCCTCAAGAAAAATCCGTTCGGAGCCTCGCCCACCATTCTCCAGCAAAGATCGATCTATTTCGACACCCCGGGACGGGACCTGTCCAAGCGCGGCCTGTCGCTTCGCATTCGCAAATCGGGAAATGAACGGATACAAACCGTCAAGGCCAGCAATGACGCCGCGGCCGGATCGTTCGCACGCGAGGAATGGGAGCGGCCGGTCGCCGACGATATTCCGGTGCTTGACGATCCGCAGATCCGAGGCCTGCTTGCGGAGGCTGGCCCAAGGCTGGCGCCCTTGTTCGAGGTTCATGTCAAACGGCATCGTTGGAATGTGACGGACAGCGGCGCCACAGTCGAAGTCGCCTTGGATCTTGGCAAGGTCGTTGCAGCCGATCGCGAGGCGCCGGTCTGCGAGATCGAGTTGGAAAAGAAGGTGGGCTCGCCGAAGGCGCTGTTTGCGCTCGCCCGGAAAGTCGACCTGATCACGCCGGCGCATCTCGGGGTGCTGAGCAAAGCAGAACGGGGTTATCGTCTGCTTGACTCGGCGCCGGGTGCTGTGAAATCGGCGGCGACCCCGCTCTCGTCCGAGATGAGCGCGGCAACGGCTTTCGCGCGTATCGCCGCAGCCTGTCTCAGACAGTTTCGTCTGAATGAAACGGCGCTGGGCTGGTCCCACGATGCAGAGGCCCTGCACCAGGCTCGTGTGTCGCTGCGACGGCTGCGATCTCTGTTTTCGATCTGCAAGTCCCTGTTCGACGACAGCCGCTTCGACCACCTGCGAGAAGAATTTAAATGGCTTACCTCGGAACTTGGCGATGCGCGCAATATTGACGTGATGATCGACCGCGCTTCGAGCGAGGCTCTTTCAAGCCGTCTTCAAGATGCGCGCGACGACGCCTATGTGGCGGTCGAAGCATCGCTCTCCTCGGTGCGCGCCCGCTCGTTGATGATCGATGCCATCGAGTGGATCTCCATCAGAGACTGGCGAACCCAATCTGACGAGCAGTCGTTAAGCGATTTTGCCTCGAGTGTATTTGATAAATTTTGGAAAAAGGTGGCGAAGGGCGGCAACAACCTCATTGATGCCGATGACGAGACCCGCCACAAAGTGCGCATTGCCGCAAAGAAACTGCGCTACGCGGCGGAGTTCTTTGAACCGCTTTACAACAGCAAGGCGGAAGTCAAACGCCATCGACGATTCATCGAGGCGATGAAGAGCCTGCAGGATCAGCTCGGCAGCCTCAACGATATTGCCACCGCCCCCGATTTGCTGGCAGCGCTGGAGCTTTCGGACGTAGCCGGTGCGAAGGATCTCTTCAGCGCCGAGGAGAAATCCAAGCTTCTCAAGGACGCCGCGGAAGCACACGATACCTTTGTCAACACCAGGCGCTTCTGGCGTTGA
- a CDS encoding MurR/RpiR family transcriptional regulator produces the protein MLIAKRELILPTKLETVARMMFAEPDYVAFEKSASIARRCNVSTTTLSRLVPRLGFRSFKEMQNCFRNHILDRKAQRKPS, from the coding sequence ATGCTGATTGCCAAGCGGGAGCTCATCCTTCCGACGAAATTGGAAACTGTCGCCCGCATGATGTTTGCAGAGCCGGACTACGTCGCCTTCGAGAAGTCGGCCTCGATCGCACGCCGGTGCAACGTCTCAACGACAACACTGTCTCGCCTCGTTCCGCGCCTTGGCTTCAGGTCCTTCAAAGAAATGCAGAACTGCTTTCGCAATCATATTCTTGATCGGAAGGCGCAGCGGAAACCCAGCTAA
- a CDS encoding 3-methyl-2-oxobutanoate hydroxymethyltransferase: protein MKRNGKKISMLFVSTPDEAAAAAAAGIHMLSIEGRYFDQEMRDAAGNCFVQVGLPYGGWGSFAGRPLATAEDYLRAAFHFAGIGGDAFYCAASYDIQKALCDNHLPVVGHIGLIPSYITWTGWRAVGKTADEALRLWRHTKRLEEIGVFGAELEVVPDRVAKFLTENSSLVMLGMGAGRYADAQYLFTEDVCGYGKNHKPRHGKVYRNLSPELQKIQDERVAAFREYKADVDSGRYPGYEHTVSIGDAEFDSFMQAAER, encoded by the coding sequence ATGAAGCGGAATGGAAAGAAGATCTCCATGCTCTTCGTCAGCACGCCCGACGAAGCCGCGGCAGCAGCGGCAGCGGGCATTCACATGCTTTCGATCGAAGGCCGGTATTTCGATCAGGAAATGCGGGATGCAGCCGGCAACTGTTTCGTGCAGGTCGGTCTGCCTTATGGCGGCTGGGGCAGTTTTGCCGGCCGTCCGCTCGCGACGGCGGAGGACTATCTGCGTGCGGCCTTCCACTTTGCCGGCATCGGAGGCGACGCCTTCTACTGTGCCGCGTCCTACGATATCCAGAAGGCGCTTTGCGACAACCACCTCCCTGTCGTCGGCCATATCGGCCTGATTCCTTCCTATATCACCTGGACGGGTTGGCGAGCGGTCGGCAAGACGGCGGACGAAGCGCTCCGCCTCTGGCGACATACGAAGAGACTGGAGGAGATCGGCGTCTTCGGGGCGGAGTTGGAAGTCGTGCCCGACCGCGTTGCGAAATTCCTGACCGAAAACTCATCTCTGGTCATGCTCGGTATGGGTGCCGGCAGATATGCGGATGCGCAGTATCTGTTCACCGAAGATGTCTGCGGCTACGGCAAGAACCACAAGCCGCGGCACGGAAAGGTATACCGAAACCTCAGCCCGGAGCTGCAAAAGATCCAGGACGAGCGCGTTGCGGCCTTCAGGGAATACAAGGCCGACGTCGATTCCGGCCGGTACCCCGGTTACGAACATACCGTTTCGATTGGGGATGCCGAGTTCGACAGCTTCATGCAAGCAGCAGAACGGTGA
- a CDS encoding TIM barrel protein: MSQPFQLAACAEMLWRDRPMAWRVARLHEMGFGVGLWNWPDHDLAALEKTGATFTIMNGYLEGRLADEEGADILLKSALETARVGKRLGIARLNLHGTGLGEGGIPIVKTDVETGPMWLKARDTLNRICDMAEAEGVVFTLENLNLLDHPGCPFGSTASVLALVSSINRPQLGINLDLYHTQIGEGDVVRWCEKCLPFIGEVQVADNPGRCEPGTGEMNWPYIARALFDMGYRGPVGLEAFAQHDPEAALDAFRRAFTVSDEL; this comes from the coding sequence ATGAGCCAACCGTTCCAACTGGCAGCCTGCGCCGAAATGCTTTGGCGCGATCGTCCGATGGCTTGGCGCGTCGCGCGGCTGCATGAAATGGGTTTCGGCGTCGGATTGTGGAATTGGCCGGACCATGACCTCGCGGCGCTCGAGAAGACAGGCGCAACCTTCACGATCATGAACGGCTATCTCGAAGGACGGCTCGCCGACGAAGAGGGCGCCGACATTCTCCTGAAATCGGCGCTCGAGACCGCAAGGGTTGGAAAGCGCCTCGGCATTGCCCGGTTGAACCTGCACGGCACCGGGCTCGGCGAGGGTGGCATTCCCATCGTCAAGACCGACGTCGAGACCGGTCCGATGTGGCTGAAGGCGCGGGACACGTTGAACCGCATCTGCGACATGGCGGAGGCCGAAGGTGTCGTCTTCACGCTCGAAAATCTGAACCTGCTCGACCACCCTGGCTGCCCGTTTGGCTCGACGGCATCGGTGCTGGCATTGGTGTCGTCGATCAACAGACCCCAACTGGGGATCAATCTCGACCTCTATCACACGCAGATCGGCGAAGGCGATGTCGTGCGCTGGTGCGAGAAGTGCCTGCCGTTCATCGGCGAGGTGCAGGTGGCCGACAACCCGGGTCGTTGCGAGCCGGGAACGGGCGAGATGAACTGGCCCTACATCGCAAGAGCCCTGTTCGACATGGGGTACCGCGGGCCAGTGGGTCTGGAAGCGTTTGCCCAACACGATCCCGAGGCGGCGCTGGACGCTTTCCGGCGGGCGTTCACGGTGAGCGATGAACTATAG
- a CDS encoding MocE family 2Fe-2S type ferredoxin, which yields MPWVDACAADDIEAEEARRFDNGGRAFAIFRNDADEYYCTDGLCTHEAIHLADGLVMGNTVECPKHASVFDFTTGEVETPPACENLRIYKTKVENGRVMVEV from the coding sequence CCTGGGTCGACGCATGCGCCGCCGATGACATCGAAGCCGAGGAAGCCAGGCGGTTCGACAATGGCGGCCGGGCCTTCGCAATCTTCCGCAACGACGCCGATGAATATTACTGCACTGACGGACTGTGCACGCACGAGGCGATCCACCTTGCCGACGGCCTGGTCATGGGCAACACGGTGGAGTGCCCCAAGCACGCTTCCGTTTTCGATTTCACGACCGGCGAGGTAGAGACGCCACCGGCCTGCGAGAACCTCAGGATTTACAAGACGAAGGTCGAGAACGGCCGCGTCATGGTCGAGGTTTGA